Genomic window (Alnus glutinosa chromosome 9, dhAlnGlut1.1, whole genome shotgun sequence):
AAAGCTGGAGCTAGCAAACCAAAAGatcatattcttcttcttctttctctgtgTTATATATGGCTCTCAAAGTCTACACAACGAATCTTGGACTTCAATGGAACCCAACACCCACATTCTCACCTAGATTCAGTCCAAGAACTCTCCGCTACAAAAGTCGAAAGCTTTTCGAGTGTTCTCGCAGTAGCAGAGATGTTTCTGTTAATGGGTCTAATCTGGTGGACGAACAGCAACAAGTTTCATTCACTGAACCCGAAAACCAGCTCGTTGAAGCGCTTATTGGGATCCAAGGCCGAGGCCGCTCTGCCTCTCCTCAGCAACTCAGTGTAAAGTGCCTACaaaattccatatatatatatatatatacagatttttctttgttttttcagactgctttttatttttcatttttgatggTATGGAAGAATTTTTGCAGGATGTTGAGCGTGCCGTGCAAGTTCTGGAAGGTTTAGAAGGTGTGCCAGAACCGGTGtgttgtcaatatatatatatatatcttaaatgGCTTTTTGTTGTTCTGTTTTGTGCTAAATTAAGATGTCATTTCTGGGATTTGATCCTAGCAATTTCATGTTCGGATTGATAGTAATCTGGACATTAAATATGAGTGTAAGGGAATTTTTATGGGGTCTATCTATCTCAGTGGATGGAATGTCTGAGATCTGATCGGGCATGTGAGACCCATCTAGGCTCTTTCATAGTAATTGTTGGGAATCTTTATTCTCATAATCTCATTTTTTAGTATTACTTAGTAGGTGTGTAAGGCTGGAAAGCCAATAAATGTTGTTACAGTCGTGACATCCTCGAAAGTTAGTCCCATGTTAGGTGGGGGATTGTCCGATTGAATGAGTGGATTATAAAAGTGTTTATGAGTATTAAGTTTTTCGTTGGTTATTTATTTGGTAAGATTGGACTTATATAAGTAATTTTAGAGAGCTATAATCGTAACTTTACCAATTCTTTTGGAGTAATGATGCAGATGTAATTGACGTTTTTTCTAAGttttacaaatggtatcaaagtgTAACCTAACAACATCATGTGGCATTGTGCCATTGCATGAAACGGGTTTTGACAAAGACGTCAGAGATTTAAGTGAATAGATTAATTCATTGAATTGGTAGATTATAAAGGTACTCGTAACTTATAAgtactaagtctcacattaatTCCTTAACTAATTCTAGGGGAGATTCAATTGTAACTTGACTAATTCTTTTATAATGATAGTGCAGAGATGTGACTAACACTTTTTCTGAATCGTTATAACAATATTACTAATAGATCGGCATAGAAAAGAAATTTGAGTTAGAACTTAGAAATTGCTCAATTATCTCTCCATTGCTGTGAAATTTTGGCACCTGCTATTTATACTCTAAAAATGGGCAAAGGGTTACTTGCCACCACTCAGTTTCTGGGTATGGAAGATAATTATATCTTCTACTACTATTTATTCCTTAGAATTGACCATGCCTTGAACATTTGCAGACAAGCTCTACTTTGATTGAAGGTCGATGGCAGTTAATGTTTACAACAAGACCTCGAACAGCATCTCCAATTCAGGTCAGTCTTTGAGTGTCTGCCTCTCGGATGCCCTGATCTGATCGATTGTATGGAAGTTTTTAATCTTTACGTTAAATcacaaattatttcaaaagcCTAACAAATGAAGCTTaaaacatgaaatatttaatttaaattggaatAAACTGTAAAACATTTGTTATGATATAacgttaaatcactacttatgtCAAAAACTGAtaagaaattgttgatttaatcatttttgttagaatatattctaaatataatattattgacttATATTTCTTCGTCTAGGTCGATTTGTGTTTCCTTGTATAAGTCGATATAGGTTTACTTTATAAgtcgacttattcaactatGAATAAGGACATATATATTGTAACCAATCAAGTTATTGAGCACAATGTAGTCTTTTAGGCTTTATCATGTGGACGTAGATCATAAACTAAATCACATaaattctctctcttgctttcgCTAttattacactttttttttttttttttttttttttttttttttttttctattttagatttatacacaaatctcaacaattttgattaatattctaacaaccCATGTTCAACAaattaagataataaatttgTGTTCATACTTATGTAATTGTAGAGAACATTTGTGGGTGTTGACTTCTTCAGCGTGTTTCAAGAGGTTTACCTTCGGACAAATGATCCACGTGTGTCCAATATCATAAAGTTCTCTGATGCAATAGGTGAGCTAAAAGTAGAGGTATGAATTCCATATCTCAGCTGTTATATTTACTAATTGTATTATATCAGTTTAGCTAGCAATGCCTGTTCAGCAAGAATTATGGAAATGCTATCTTATTGTAAGTGAAAGTTTCATAAAATGAGTGGCATATGGCGTTTATATTTTAGTAGTTGACGTGATAAGTGTCACGTGTATTGCTACATCAGTATATTGAACATGGTAAATGTCACGTGAACTGCCGCACGACAATTCACATTTTAGTGACTGATGTGGTAAGTTTTACACCAGTTTGAAAGAGATTTGCAGTAAAACTTGTAATACCCCGATAGCACTCaaaatagttttgaaattttttggttttctcaAATGTTAACCTGCAAAGTGACTGTTTAAATGTAAAATATTGCGATTTTCGTTTGTGAATAATTTGGGTTTCCTCTCTCTTATATCATATGAATTAGATTTTGTTTCCACACAGGCATCAGCATCAATTAAAGATGGTAAACGAATACTATTCCAGTTTGATCGAGCAGCCTTTTCGTTCAGATTTTTACCATTTAAGGTTCCATATCCAGTGCCATTTAGACTTCTAGGAGATGAGGCAAAGGGTTGGTTAGACACCACATACTTGTCCTCTTCTGGAGACCTCCGTATCTCAAGAGGAAATAAGGTAAATGACTTCACAtttttctattagtttaagcttttgatatAAATGACTATTTAATAtagtatttatttcatttgaaatggagaggatcttgcTCCCACTTATTAAGGGAATTTGATACTGTAAAAGAATTTACTACGTGAATTTCATCGTAAGTTACGGGTGGTGATTCTTATACGCATAATGCATACTATACAAAAGGCAACATCCTAAACTATAAGAAAATCATAAACAGTGATTTAGCATGTGATGTGCTTGATTTGTTTCCTTATTGAAGACAATGTTTGACTTAGTGAAATCCCTTGATTCA
Coding sequences:
- the LOC133877274 gene encoding probable plastid-lipid-associated protein 12, chloroplastic, translating into MALKVYTTNLGLQWNPTPTFSPRFSPRTLRYKSRKLFECSRSSRDVSVNGSNLVDEQQQVSFTEPENQLVEALIGIQGRGRSASPQQLSDVERAVQVLEGLEGVPEPTSSTLIEGRWQLMFTTRPRTASPIQRTFVGVDFFSVFQEVYLRTNDPRVSNIIKFSDAIGELKVEASASIKDGKRILFQFDRAAFSFRFLPFKVPYPVPFRLLGDEAKGWLDTTYLSSSGDLRISRGNKGTTFVLQKKTEPRQRLLSAISTGTGVREAIDELISLHQKLNRDETQLQEGEWQMLWSSQVETDSWLENAANGLMGIQIVKNGQIKFLVDILLGVRFSMIGRFVKTGNNIYEITMDDAAILGGPFGYPIEMESKFNLELLYDDDKIRITRGYSNIVFVHLRMDGSKQK